One window of Spirochaetota bacterium genomic DNA carries:
- a CDS encoding NAD(P)(+) transhydrogenase (Re/Si-specific) subunit beta, which yields MTFGIYEITGIAVILAMLAGIRLMSSVGRAALGNRLGALSMLAAIALVLWHNGIVDASTLYIAMAVGAIVGAIMAFRVTMIRMPQMVALLNGLGGGASLLVALSVILESHDAMELSARLTGQLALIIGSLTLSGSMVAAGKLQGVLPQRPVRFHGAGAVSVVLLATLGALAAYATVADGHTAAIASLVVLALALGFGVHFTLPIGGADMPVAISLLNSYSGLAASICGFAVGDILLVSVGAVVGAAGLILTRIMCRAMNRSLIDVLTGSAARAGGFAPASPAADTAPAARQTARGMDPASILASASSVIIIPGYGMALAQAQSQVRALYDLLESRGATVRFAIHPVAGRMPGHMNVLLAEVDIPYERLIDMETINPEFAGTDAALIVGACDVVNPAANSAEGTPIDGMPVLRAEDARSIIICNMDRKPGYSGVENTLYGRPGVCFMEGNAADTLNRLIERISGWAGGTANR from the coding sequence ATGACATTCGGCATATATGAAATAACCGGCATCGCCGTCATCCTCGCCATGCTCGCGGGCATACGGCTCATGAGCTCGGTCGGGCGCGCGGCGCTCGGAAACAGGCTGGGGGCGCTTTCGATGCTCGCGGCGATCGCGCTCGTCCTGTGGCACAACGGCATCGTCGACGCAAGCACGCTCTACATCGCCATGGCGGTCGGCGCGATCGTCGGCGCGATCATGGCCTTCCGCGTGACGATGATCCGCATGCCGCAGATGGTCGCGCTCCTGAACGGCCTCGGCGGCGGGGCGTCGCTTCTGGTGGCGCTCTCGGTGATACTCGAAAGCCACGACGCCATGGAGCTCTCCGCGCGCCTCACCGGTCAGCTCGCGCTCATTATCGGCTCCCTCACCCTTTCCGGAAGCATGGTCGCGGCCGGGAAGCTCCAGGGCGTTCTCCCGCAGCGGCCGGTGCGCTTTCACGGCGCGGGCGCGGTTTCGGTCGTGCTTTTGGCTACGCTCGGCGCGCTGGCCGCGTACGCGACGGTCGCCGACGGGCACACCGCCGCGATCGCGTCGCTCGTCGTCCTCGCGCTCGCGCTCGGCTTCGGTGTGCACTTCACACTCCCCATCGGCGGGGCGGACATGCCGGTGGCCATCTCGCTCCTCAACTCGTACTCCGGGCTCGCCGCCTCGATCTGCGGCTTCGCCGTGGGCGACATCCTGCTCGTCTCGGTCGGGGCCGTGGTGGGCGCGGCGGGCCTCATCCTCACACGCATCATGTGCCGCGCCATGAACCGATCGCTCATCGACGTGCTGACCGGAAGCGCCGCCCGAGCCGGCGGCTTTGCCCCGGCCTCACCTGCGGCCGACACGGCGCCGGCCGCACGGCAAACGGCGCGCGGGATGGACCCCGCGTCGATACTCGCCTCCGCGTCGAGCGTCATCATCATCCCCGGATACGGAATGGCGCTCGCGCAGGCGCAGTCCCAGGTGCGAGCGCTCTACGACCTGCTCGAATCGCGCGGAGCGACCGTCCGTTTCGCCATTCACCCGGTTGCGGGCCGCATGCCCGGGCACATGAACGTGCTCCTGGCCGAGGTGGACATCCCCTACGAGCGCCTGATCGACATGGAGACCATCAATCCCGAGTTCGCCGGCACCGACGCGGCGCTCATCGTGGGCGCGTGCGACGTGGTGAACCCGGCCGCCAACAGCGCCGAGGGCACGCCGATTGACGGCATGCCGGTGCTTCGCGCCGAGGACGCGCGAAGCATAATTATTTGCAACATGGACCGAAAGCCCGGATATTCCGGGGTGGAAAACACCCTCTACGGCAGGCCCGGCGTGTGCTTTATGGAGGGGAACGCGGCGGATACGCTCAACCGCTTGATTGAACGCATCAGCGGCTGGGCGGGCGGGACGGCAAACCGATAA
- the hemB gene encoding porphobilinogen synthase — MYPDIRPRRLRASAAIRDLAAETAVDKKRLIMPHFVTESGPDREPITSMPGIERVSVDTLVRDVEADLKLGIAHCLLFGIPAAKDEAASGAYAADGVVQRAVREIKKRTPEVCVITDVCLCEYMSHGHCGIVNDGKVINDPTLELLARTAVSHADSGADIVAPSDMMDGRVAAIRDALDENGLVDTPILSYAAKYASAFYGPFRDAAGSAPQFGDRRSYQMDCRNALEAEKEVMLDIDEGADIVMVKPALAYLDIIRRVREIVNVPVCAYNVSGEYSMVKAAAKLGYADERMLVTEILTGIFRAGADMVISYHARDIFRQGWL, encoded by the coding sequence ATGTATCCCGATATACGTCCCCGAAGGCTGCGCGCGAGCGCGGCCATAAGAGACCTGGCCGCGGAGACCGCCGTCGATAAAAAGCGCCTCATCATGCCCCATTTCGTCACCGAAAGCGGCCCCGATCGCGAGCCGATAACCTCCATGCCGGGCATCGAGCGTGTTTCGGTCGATACCCTGGTGCGCGACGTGGAGGCCGATCTTAAACTGGGAATTGCCCATTGCCTCCTCTTCGGCATACCGGCGGCGAAGGACGAGGCGGCCTCGGGGGCGTACGCGGCCGACGGCGTGGTCCAGCGCGCGGTGCGCGAGATCAAGAAAAGGACGCCCGAGGTTTGCGTCATTACCGACGTGTGCCTGTGCGAGTACATGAGCCACGGACACTGCGGAATCGTGAATGATGGGAAAGTCATTAACGACCCGACCCTCGAGCTCCTCGCGCGCACCGCGGTCTCGCACGCGGACTCCGGCGCCGACATCGTCGCCCCCTCGGACATGATGGACGGGCGCGTGGCCGCCATTCGCGACGCGCTGGATGAAAACGGCCTTGTCGACACGCCCATACTCTCGTACGCGGCCAAATACGCCTCGGCCTTCTACGGGCCCTTCCGAGACGCCGCCGGGAGCGCGCCGCAGTTCGGCGACAGGCGGAGCTACCAGATGGACTGCCGCAACGCCCTCGAGGCGGAGAAGGAGGTTATGCTCGACATCGACGAGGGGGCGGACATCGTGATGGTGAAGCCGGCGCTCGCGTACCTGGACATCATCCGGCGCGTGCGCGAGATCGTCAACGTGCCGGTGTGCGCCTACAACGTGAGCGGCGAGTACTCGATGGTGAAGGCGGCCGCAAAGCTCGGGTACGCCGACGAGCGCATGCTGGTAACCGAGATACTTACGGGAATATTCCGCGCGGGCGCCGACATGGTGATCTCGTACCACGCGCGCGACATCTTCCGCCAGGGCTGGCTGTAG
- a CDS encoding acyl-CoA dehydrogenase, producing the protein MILLNPKKFATTYPDEKTKRIMLKTIEFFEKKGLAKVLDDDHKYVWYEDFLEFQKKEGIFKTLFTPSGYGDADSRWDTSRITDYAEILGFYGLAYWYTFQVSALGLGPIWIGKNEEIKQRAAKLLEEGAIFAFGLSEKEHGADIYSSDMMLYPQGDGTYRANGDKYYIGNGNKAAMVSTFAKMADTGDYVFFVVDSQHEKYECVKNVIENQSYVAEYLLHDYPITEAEITDRGRDAWDASLNTINVCKFNLGWGSIGIATHSFYEAMEHAANRNLYGMYVTDFPHIKQLFTDAYCRLTAMKLFALRATDYMRSANATDKRYLLFNPMVKMKVTTQGEEVINLLWDIIAARGFEKDTYFHMAARDIRALPKLEGTVHVNMALIIKFMANYFFNPGRFPEVPQRRDAKNDDFLFDQGPTKGLGKIQFHDYNIAYSGVDIPNVGVFKNQIGVLKEFLAVATPSEAQSKDIDFLLIIGELFTLVAYGQLILENKKFYIVEDDLIDQIFDFMVRDFSKFALQLYSKPSASDKQQEICLKMIMKPVVNAARFDKIWKEHVYAMKGQYKMSD; encoded by the coding sequence ATGATCCTACTCAATCCGAAGAAGTTCGCCACCACCTACCCGGACGAAAAGACGAAGCGGATCATGTTGAAGACGATTGAGTTTTTCGAGAAAAAGGGCCTCGCCAAGGTGCTCGACGACGACCACAAGTATGTGTGGTACGAGGACTTTCTGGAGTTCCAGAAGAAGGAGGGCATTTTCAAGACGCTCTTCACGCCCTCCGGCTACGGCGACGCCGATTCCCGCTGGGACACCTCTCGCATCACCGATTACGCCGAAATCCTCGGTTTCTACGGCCTGGCCTACTGGTACACCTTCCAGGTATCGGCGCTGGGACTGGGGCCGATCTGGATCGGCAAGAACGAGGAGATCAAACAGCGCGCGGCGAAGCTCCTTGAAGAGGGCGCCATCTTCGCCTTCGGCCTTTCGGAGAAGGAGCACGGCGCCGATATCTACTCCAGCGACATGATGCTCTACCCCCAGGGCGACGGCACATACCGCGCCAACGGCGACAAGTACTACATCGGCAACGGCAACAAGGCGGCCATGGTCTCCACCTTCGCCAAGATGGCCGACACCGGCGACTACGTTTTCTTCGTGGTCGACTCGCAGCACGAGAAATACGAGTGCGTGAAGAATGTAATCGAAAACCAGTCGTACGTGGCCGAATACCTGCTGCACGACTATCCAATCACCGAGGCTGAGATAACCGATAGGGGCCGCGATGCGTGGGACGCCTCCCTGAATACGATCAACGTCTGCAAGTTCAACCTGGGCTGGGGCTCAATCGGCATCGCAACGCACAGCTTTTACGAGGCCATGGAACACGCCGCCAACCGCAACCTCTACGGCATGTACGTGACCGATTTCCCGCACATCAAGCAGCTCTTCACCGACGCCTACTGCCGTCTTACGGCGATGAAACTCTTCGCGCTGCGCGCCACCGACTACATGCGCTCGGCAAACGCCACAGACAAGCGCTACCTCCTCTTCAATCCCATGGTGAAGATGAAGGTCACCACCCAGGGCGAAGAGGTCATCAACCTCCTCTGGGACATCATCGCCGCCAGGGGCTTCGAGAAGGACACCTATTTCCACATGGCCGCGCGCGACATCAGGGCGCTTCCGAAGCTCGAAGGCACGGTGCACGTGAACATGGCGCTCATCATCAAGTTCATGGCGAACTACTTCTTCAACCCGGGCCGGTTCCCCGAGGTGCCGCAGCGTCGCGACGCGAAGAACGACGACTTCCTCTTCGACCAGGGCCCCACGAAGGGACTGGGCAAGATCCAGTTCCACGATTACAACATCGCCTATAGCGGCGTGGACATCCCCAATGTCGGGGTCTTCAAGAATCAGATCGGGGTGCTGAAGGAGTTTCTGGCCGTGGCGACGCCATCCGAGGCTCAGAGCAAGGACATCGACTTTCTGCTCATCATCGGCGAGCTCTTTACGCTGGTGGCATACGGACAGCTCATCCTTGAAAACAAGAAGTTCTATATCGTGGAAGACGACCTCATCGACCAGATCTTCGATTTCATGGTGCGCGACTTCTCCAAGTTCGCCCTGCAACTGTATTCCAAGCCGTCGGCGAGCGACAAGCAGCAGGAAATCTGCCTGAAGATGATCATGAAGCCCGTCGTCAACGCCGCGCGTTTCGACAAAATCTGGAAGGAACACGTGTACGCGATGAAGGGACAGTATAAAATGAGCGACTGA